TCGGTATGGATCGAAACGGTTTCGACGCCGGTCAGCTCCATTGCCCGGTCGCAAAGCGCGTCCATCAACTCGAGCGGCGCCATGGCTGCTTCGTGCAAATAGACGCGGTCGCCGGATTGCACCGGCCGCAACGCTTCCTCGGCGTCTACGAATCTCGGGTTCGTCATCGAGAAGCTCTCCCTGCGATCGAAGGGCGTGCCTGCGACAGCGCCGAGCATGAGTGTACGCCGGGAACGTGACTACCTCGTTGCGTCCCTGACTGAAGCCTTGCAGGATCGTGACAAAGGCGGCGAAGATGGGTCGATTGCAAACCTCCCACCGCAAAGCGCTCGCTCTCCAGCAGCGAAATCAGCTTGTATTGGACGGAACTCTGTGAGCGCGGATCGCTTCCGGAGCCTGGGCCCGCAATGCGTAGCCTCCGAGGATTGCCGCTCCGATGCAGACCAAACCGCCAAGCACAATCGGCGCCCGGGTTCCTGCCACATCCGCCAGGAACCCGAGCACGGGCGCCCCGATCAGGGTTCCACCAATCATCAACGAGCTTTGCAACGCCAGAATCCGCCCATGCATGTCTGGACGGGCGGTCACTTGCACATTGGCGGTTGTGGATGTCATGTAAAGGATGCTCGCCGCGCCAAGGAGAAGCATGATCGGAAACCCCGCGCGGACGCTCGGAATGCTTGCCAGCGCCAGCATGCACAGACCGAGCAACCCAGCGCCAATCACAATGGTGCGGACCGACACCAGCCCTCGATTGGCGACGACGAGCGCTCCCACCACCGAACCAAAGCTGAACGTGGCATAGAGCAGGGTGAACATGGCGTCGTTACTATGCAGCGCACCGGTAACGAAGAGGGGCAGCGTGACGGTGAAGTTGTAGGCCAGGATCCCGATGGCCGCGAGCATCGCCATTGGGATCCAGAGGACCGGCACGGATCGAATGTAGCGGATTCCGTCGCGTACCTCGCCTTTCGCGCGTGGTTTCGGTGGACGGCGGCGTAGTTCTTCCGGGCGCATCATGAAGAGGCAGATCAGCACCGCAAGATACGAGAACGCATCGATCGTGAAGCACCAACCGTAGCCGAGCGTGACGATGAGCAGTCCAGCGAGCGTCGGCCCGAAGATGCGCGACACATTGATGACCAGGCTGTTGAGCACAACCGCGTTGGCAATGTCGTCCTGCCGCACCATTTCCGGGACGAACGAGCGCCGCAGCGGGTTGTCGAACGAGAGCAGGATGCCTCCCAGAACGGCAAGCACGTAGAACGCCGGTAGGGGCGGGTTTGGCATGAATGCCATGATGGCGAGCGCGAACGACTGCAGCATCGAGAGCGATTGGGTGATGAAGAGGAAGCGTCGTTTGTCCGATCGATCGGCAACCGCCCCGGCCCAGGCGGAGAGAAAGAAGACCGG
This sequence is a window from Thermomicrobiales bacterium. Protein-coding genes within it:
- a CDS encoding MFS transporter, whose amino-acid sequence is HTVPSHVCVHPMNLTGRAGSSVRTTFLSLRNRNFRLFFIGHLISNTGNWLTNVALTLLVLSLTDNGLAVGILAACQYGPVFFLSAWAGAVADRSDKRRFLFITQSLSMLQSFALAIMAFMPNPPLPAFYVLAVLGGILLSFDNPLRRSFVPEMVRQDDIANAVVLNSLVINVSRIFGPTLAGLLIVTLGYGWCFTIDAFSYLAVLICLFMMRPEELRRRPPKPRAKGEVRDGIRYIRSVPVLWIPMAMLAAIGILAYNFTVTLPLFVTGALHSNDAMFTLLYATFSFGSVVGALVVANRGLVSVRTIVIGAGLLGLCMLALASIPSVRAGFPIMLLLGAASILYMTSTTANVQVTARPDMHGRILALQSSLMIGGTLIGAPVLGFLADVAGTRAPIVLGGLVCIGAAILGGYALRAQAPEAIRAHRVPSNTS